One Argiope bruennichi chromosome 5, qqArgBrue1.1, whole genome shotgun sequence DNA segment encodes these proteins:
- the LOC129968882 gene encoding uncharacterized protein LOC129968882 isoform X2: MDSHKASVSLTDSDSDGEQLFPLPSKEKHTSAKRKSNDEKKEESTKRAKNFEYNFSDPTEEKKLIPPISAYLGKGINISIKEYRKSYYLAFQKNVGDETKNRFNMNLDQLGALKKAINVFAEHIKKN; encoded by the exons ATGGACAGTCACAAAGCGAGCGTCA GCTTAACTGATAGCGATTCAGACGGCGAGCAGTTATTTCCCCTTCCTTCCAAGGAAAAGCATACAAGCG ctaaaagaaaatcaaacgatGAGAAAAAAGAGGAGTCCACCAAAAGAGCAAAGAATTTCGAGTATAATTTTTCTGATCCGACAGAAGAGAAAAAGCTCATACCCCCAATAAGCGCTTACCTAGGAAAAGGGATTAACATCAGCATCAAGGAATACAGAAAGTCCTATTATCTTGCTTTCCAAAAGAATGTTGGAGATGAAACAAAGAACAGATTCAACATGAATCTTGACCAATTGGGagctttaaaaaaagctataaatgtGTTTGcagaacatataaagaaaaattga
- the LOC129968882 gene encoding uncharacterized protein LOC129968882 isoform X1 gives MSFNRIESSFRGYISAYRHSPIHSDPYNLYNEIRENIFLLLLEQNLPFRLLICISIEFIKDTHPDNLLQNAYFCSFAERIISYNQVKSKVKSCFQKIFNSIETYIQNGSGWVINKINFLDVNIGQYREPRGGCGNIKLPDCLKKKRTLLNIRCDDHKCFIYSCLAHLFPPEKNSNAPSSYQNKLKYLKLKNVTFPMKLSNIKHFESINSLKINIFTYDKEVFPIYISNKKLGSEINLLLYKEHYFLIKNLNRLLNSKKGIHHYCSRCLIGFQRRNSLVDHKRVCCQNAPQKLSPPKINTVKFTSIYKMLFHPFILYADFECITKNISTVLPNTSQSFSANLEHHEPISFALIAINIKNEIIYHKFYCGENPVQIFLKTIKKLAKSLFKRLSCNKPMIEENIPTGKPSTCYICKLKFEPSDRIVRDHCHVLGIFRGFCHNSCNLNLKRSNFIPVVIHNLKGYDSHLLLKHMSPEFAHQIDIIPTNSQKFTSFTLDNYIKFIDSYAFLDSSLSSLVEILKISEHRFDIFDSFFQNKTNRNLLKQKGFFPYSYFSSKDILKQKTFPPHEAFFNILTNSNITKKEYKHALRVYQEFHCKNFQDYLELYQNTDTILLAEVFQSFRQTSMMHYHLDPAHFLTIADLTWHSGLKFTGQELKLLSNVEDYVLLETQMRGGICFLGQRYAQANNPYLSCYNPDEPTNYIVNLDVNNLYGHCMSEYLPVGDFRWLSPEEIAVFDLANVSRYSETGYLLEVDLLYDKSAHDFHDFPLAAEHLNINKQMLSDYQKKILSEKNIPFTECKKLTPNFYPKKRYILHYRNLKYYLKHGMSLKKIYRILAFSQSDWLRSYINFNNEKRQQAKSEFEKSFFKKMNNAFFGKTCQNVRKRINLKTALTPAECRKHLASPLLEYFESINEDFAVFKMKKINLVLDKPIYVGFCVLELAKLHMYTLYYSKFKKYYKENCKLLYTDTDSLFMQIFTNNVYKDFKNEFFDIMDLSNYPSSSEFFNSENQNKLGFLKDETKSKPISEFIGLRCKMYSYKCENTETKKAKGVKQSCLRNITHEHFKTSLLNETIHRHEQYSIQSKSHILSTTISNKISLSPFYDKIFLNEDGVTGKCFGHYSLLEE, from the coding sequence ATGTCGTTTAATAGAATAGAATCAAGTTTTAGAGGTTATATTTCAGCTTACCGACACTCTCCGATACACTCTGATCCCTACAACTTATATAACGAAATTcgagaaaacattttcttactcTTATTAGAGCAAAACCTACCTTTCCGTCTTTTAATATGCATAagcattgaatttattaaagatactCATCCTGACAATTTACTGCAAAACGCTTACTTCTGTTCATTTGCTGAACGCATAATATCATATAACCAagtaaaaagtaaagttaaaagctgttttcagaaaatattcaattccatTGAAACATATATCCAAAACGGTAGTGGTtgggttattaataaaattaactttttagatgTTAATATCGGACAGTACAGAGAACCGCGGGGAGGTTGCGGTAATATAAAATTACctgactgtttaaaaaaaaaaagaactcttctAAATATACGTTGCGATGATCACAAATGCTTCATATATAGTTGCTTAGCTCATCTCTTTCCtcctgaaaaaaattctaatgctcCAAGCAGTtaccaaaataaactaaaatacttaaaattgaaaaatgtaacctTCCCCATGAAACTCTCTAAcataaagcattttgaaagtaTCAACagcttaaagataaatatttttacttatgacaAAGAAGTTTTCCCCATATATATCAGTAATAAAAAGTTGGGTTcggaaataaatttacttctgtATAAAGAGCAttacttcttaattaaaaatctaaatcgtTTATTAAACTCCAAAAAAGGGATTCATCATTATTGCTCGCGATGCCTGATTGGATTTCAGAGGCGAAATAGTCTTGTAGATCATAAGCGAGTGTGTTGCCAAAATGCCCCCCAAAAACTATCCCCGCCTAAAATAAACACTGTAAAATTTACTAGCATTTACAAAATGTTGTTCCATCCTTTTATTTTGTATGCGGATTTTGAATGCATAACGAAAAATATATCTACTGTTTTACCAAATACATCTCAGAGTTTTTCAGCCAACCTAGAGCATCACGAACCAATCAGTTTCGCATTaatagcaattaatataaaaaatgaaataatatatcacaAATTCTATTGCGGAGAAAATccagtacaaatatttttaaaaacaataaaaaaattagcaaaatctttatttaaaagactATCATGCAATAAACCAATGATCGAGGAAAATATACCAACGGGAAAGCCTAGCACATGTTACATATGCAAGTTAAAATTTGAACCGAGTGATCGCATTGTCAGAGATCATTGCCATGTTTTAGGCATATTTAGAGGTTTCTGTCACaattcatgcaatttaaatttaaaaagaagtaatttcatTCCTGTAGTCATTCACAACCTTAAGGGGTACGATTCCCACTTATTGTTAAAACATATGTCTCCAGAATTCGCGCATCAGATTGATATAATTCCGACGAATAGTCAAAAATTTACTAGTTTCACCCtcgataattacattaaatttattgattcgtACGCATTTCTTGATTCTTCCTTATCTTCTcttgtagaaattttgaaaatttctgaacatCGGTTTgacatttttgattcttttttccaaaataaaacaaatagaaacttactcaaacaaaaaggattttttccttatagctatttttcatcaaaagatattttaaaacaaaagacatTTCCACCTCACGAagccttttttaacattttgacgaattcgaacataacaaaaaaagaatacaaacacgCACTGAGGGTTTACCaagaatttcattgtaaaaattttcaagattaccTTGAATTGTATCAAAATACAGATACAATTCTTTTAGCTGAAGTATTTCAATCGTTTCGACAAACAAGCATGATGCACTATCATTTGGACCCTGCTCATTTCCTAACTATTGCTGATTTAACGTGGCATTCTGGTTTAAAATTCACAGGTCaggaattaaaattgttatcgaATGTAGAAGACTATGTCTTACTTGAGACTCAAATGAGAGGTGGAATTTGCTTTCTCGGTCAAAGATATGCCCAGGCAAATAATCCATATCTTTCTTGTTATAACCCCGATGAACCTACAAATTATATTGTGAATTTAGATGTTAACAATCTTTACGGACATTGCATGTCTGAATATCTACCTGTGGGGGATTTTCGTTGGCTTTCACCTGAAGAAATAGCTGTTTTTGATTTAGCAAATGTATCTCGATACTCAGAAACGGGATATTTATTAGAGGTAGATTTACTATATGATAAATCAGCTCATGATTTCCATGATTTTCCCTTAGCAGCAgaacacttaaatataaataaacaaatgttatcagattatcaaaaaaaaatattgtctgaaaaaaatattccattcaccgagtgtaaaaagttaacaccaaatttttatccaaagaaacgCTACATTTTACACTACAGGaacttaaaatactatttaaagcatgggatgtctttaaaaaaaatttatcggaTCTTGGCTTTTTCACAATCAGACTGGTTGCGaagctatataaattttaataatgaaaaacgcCAACAAGCCAAAAGCGagtttgaaaaatctttctttaaaaaaatgaataatgctttTTTCGGCAAAACATGCCAAAACGtcagaaaaagaattaacttAAAGACTGCTCTTACACCCGCTGAATGTAGAAAGCATTTAGCAAGTCCTTTACTTGAATACTTTGAGAGCATAAACGAAGACTTCGCTgtctttaagatgaaaaaaattaatctagttCTCGACAAACCAATTTATGTAGGATTTTGCGTGCTTGAGCTAGCTAAATTACACATGTATACTTTATATTActctaagttcaaaaaatattataaagaaaattgcaaactCTTATACACAGATACTGATTCTctattcatgcaaatatttacaaataatgtttacaaagattttaaaaacgaattttttgatATCATGGATCTAAGCAACTATCCATCttcaagtgaattttttaattcggAGAACCAAAATAAGTTAGGGTTTTTAAAAGACGAAACGAAATCTAAACCTATTTCAGAATTTATCGGTTTACGATGCAAAATGTACAGCTACAAATGTGAAAATACTGAAACGAAAAAGGCAAAAGGTGTAAAACAGAGTTGTTTAAGAAACATAacacatgaacattttaaaacctcTTTACTTAATGAAACGATTCATCGTCACGAGCAATATTCTATACAGTCAAAATCACATATTCTTTCTACAaccatatcaaacaaaatttctttatctccgttttacgataaaatatttttgaatgaggaTGGTGTGACCGGAAAATGCTTTGGTCACTATTCCTTGCTTGAAGAATAA